The Williamsia sp. DF01-3 genome has a window encoding:
- a CDS encoding wax ester/triacylglycerol synthase domain-containing protein yields MERMTPIDAQMYWMSSRVPNDQFLLFAFDGEVDNLESAIADVLGRAASNVDLTLRVADPGCAFDYPYWVRHGVGPDHVTVHQLPQPTWSGCLAAVQNLFADQLDLRDSVWRLHVFEGVGDVPRCQGPVTVVVLQIGHALADGRRATGVARSLFVDGGEPRRGIAAKPESGYSTVRAATVAAIRTPKQLGLLSLRGLNAAVTHRRLVADVADGSVPPQADVRPALPTNNRPEGRREIRTLVRDRDDFPGPTVTVGALAAISLGLSEHLAGQGVDTAALGAELTVAKPGKPLARNHFRNVGVELFSTTASWERRTEQIAEALMHRRSRGAHPALRAADEAFSAVPAPLLYWGITQFDPTAVAPMVIGNTVVSSINRGPADLTFGGAPVAFTAGYPALSPAMGVTHGVHGIGDTVAISVHAAESAIGNIDDYLESLSASIAWNRIVAGR; encoded by the coding sequence ATGGAGCGAATGACACCCATCGATGCCCAGATGTACTGGATGTCGAGTCGAGTTCCGAACGACCAATTCCTGCTGTTCGCCTTCGACGGTGAGGTCGACAACCTCGAGTCGGCCATCGCCGACGTGCTCGGGCGCGCGGCGTCGAACGTCGATCTGACCTTGCGGGTCGCCGACCCGGGCTGTGCTTTCGACTACCCCTACTGGGTTCGCCACGGGGTCGGACCAGATCACGTCACAGTGCACCAATTGCCGCAGCCCACCTGGTCGGGTTGCCTTGCGGCCGTTCAGAATCTGTTCGCAGATCAGCTCGACCTCCGCGACAGCGTGTGGCGTCTGCACGTGTTCGAGGGTGTCGGCGACGTTCCCCGCTGCCAGGGTCCGGTGACGGTGGTGGTCCTGCAGATCGGACACGCCCTCGCCGACGGCCGCCGCGCGACGGGCGTGGCCAGGAGTCTGTTCGTCGATGGCGGGGAACCGCGCCGCGGCATTGCGGCGAAACCCGAGAGCGGCTACTCGACGGTGCGGGCGGCAACGGTCGCGGCGATCCGGACACCCAAACAGCTCGGCTTATTGAGTTTGCGCGGGCTGAATGCTGCTGTCACACACCGAAGGCTGGTTGCGGACGTGGCCGACGGATCCGTGCCCCCGCAGGCCGATGTGCGACCCGCGCTGCCCACCAACAACAGGCCGGAGGGTCGCCGCGAGATCCGCACGCTGGTCCGTGACCGCGACGACTTCCCGGGGCCCACCGTCACTGTCGGAGCGCTCGCAGCCATCTCGCTGGGGTTGTCGGAGCACCTCGCCGGCCAGGGTGTCGACACTGCCGCGCTCGGTGCGGAGTTGACTGTCGCGAAACCAGGAAAACCCCTCGCTCGCAACCACTTCCGGAACGTCGGTGTCGAACTGTTCAGCACCACGGCATCATGGGAACGAAGAACCGAGCAGATCGCCGAGGCGCTGATGCATCGTCGATCTCGTGGTGCTCATCCCGCGTTGCGAGCGGCCGACGAAGCCTTCTCGGCGGTTCCCGCTCCTTTGTTGTACTGGGGGATAACACAATTCGATCCGACTGCGGTTGCACCCATGGTCATCGGGAACACGGTGGTGTCGAGCATCAACCGCGGCCCGGCCGACCTGACATTCGGCGGGGCGCCGGTTGCGTTCACCGCCGGCTACCCGGCCCTGTCTCCTGCGATGGGCGTCACCCACGGGGTGCACGGAATCGGTGACACGGTGGCGATCAGCGTGCACGCCGCAGAGTCGGCGATCGGGAACATCGACGACTATCTCGAATCGCTGAGTGCGTCCATCGCATGGAACCGAATCGTCGCCGGACGGTGA
- a CDS encoding aldehyde dehydrogenase (NADP(+)), with amino-acid sequence MTTTEDRSTGQAQMNALTGQMIIAGTFVTGQGDTVHGLDPATGDVLEPRYSYGSDSDVDAACAAASAAFDRYRATTSTVRAEFLEAIAENIESLGDTLVDRACSESGLPRPRIAGEVGRTAGQLRLFAGVLRDGGWNGARIDPAQPDRTPLPRADIRQRKIPVGPVAVFGASNFPLAFSVAGGDTASALAAGCPVVVKAHDAHPGTSELVGRAITEAIARTGMPAGTFSLLYGSGPILGTRLVTDPRIKAVGFTGSRSGGTALVAAAAARPEPIPVYAEMSSVNPVFLMESALRNRGTDLGQAFVGSLTMGAGQFCTNPGLVIAVDGPALDDFVRSASDAIAASAPAPMLTPGIARSYADGVEAFSTAATAEAKASTTDRPNTCGAAVFSTDADTFLASEVLQEEVFGSASLVVKCVDANEVRAVAARMEGQLTATVHCDDDDLMAAGELMRVLELKAGRILFNGWPTGVEVGHAMVHGGPYPATSDSRSTSVGSLAIERFLRPVAYQDVPPALLPSAIADGNPNQLWRRIDGRLVQD; translated from the coding sequence ATGACGACGACAGAAGATCGCTCGACAGGGCAGGCGCAGATGAACGCCCTGACCGGGCAGATGATCATCGCGGGCACATTTGTCACCGGACAGGGCGACACCGTGCACGGGCTCGACCCGGCGACCGGGGACGTCCTCGAACCCCGTTACTCCTACGGGTCCGACAGTGACGTCGACGCCGCATGTGCCGCTGCCTCCGCTGCCTTCGACCGGTATCGGGCGACCACGTCCACCGTTCGCGCCGAATTCCTCGAGGCGATCGCAGAGAACATCGAATCTCTCGGCGACACCCTCGTCGACCGAGCCTGCTCCGAATCGGGTCTACCCCGCCCCAGGATCGCCGGCGAGGTGGGCAGGACCGCAGGACAATTGCGTTTGTTCGCAGGCGTACTGCGAGACGGCGGCTGGAACGGTGCACGCATCGATCCCGCACAACCCGATCGCACACCGTTGCCGCGCGCCGACATCCGGCAACGCAAGATCCCCGTCGGACCGGTGGCAGTGTTCGGCGCCAGCAACTTCCCCCTCGCGTTCTCGGTGGCAGGCGGCGACACGGCCTCGGCTCTCGCCGCCGGCTGCCCGGTGGTCGTGAAGGCACACGACGCTCATCCCGGCACCTCGGAACTGGTCGGTCGCGCCATCACCGAGGCAATCGCCCGTACGGGGATGCCTGCCGGAACGTTCTCGCTCCTCTACGGCTCGGGACCGATCCTCGGTACCCGCCTGGTGACAGACCCGAGGATCAAGGCGGTCGGATTCACCGGATCGCGTTCTGGCGGAACCGCTCTGGTCGCTGCCGCCGCAGCCCGCCCCGAGCCCATCCCCGTCTACGCCGAGATGAGTTCGGTCAACCCGGTGTTCCTGATGGAGTCCGCCCTGCGGAACCGGGGCACCGACCTCGGGCAGGCATTCGTGGGGTCGTTGACCATGGGTGCCGGGCAGTTTTGCACCAACCCCGGCCTTGTCATCGCCGTGGACGGCCCCGCGTTGGATGACTTCGTGCGGTCTGCAAGCGACGCGATCGCCGCGTCGGCCCCAGCACCGATGCTCACCCCCGGCATCGCGAGGTCCTATGCCGACGGCGTCGAGGCGTTCTCGACCGCAGCGACCGCCGAGGCGAAGGCCTCGACGACCGACCGGCCGAATACGTGCGGCGCCGCTGTCTTCAGCACCGACGCCGATACGTTCCTGGCGTCAGAAGTGTTGCAGGAGGAAGTATTCGGCTCGGCCAGCCTGGTGGTCAAATGCGTTGACGCGAACGAGGTACGCGCCGTCGCGGCACGCATGGAAGGCCAGCTCACCGCAACGGTGCACTGCGACGACGATGACCTCATGGCGGCGGGCGAGCTGATGAGGGTTCTCGAACTCAAGGCAGGCCGGATCCTGTTCAACGGCTGGCCCACCGGGGTCGAGGTCGGCCACGCCATGGTCCACGGCGGCCCGTATCCAGCGACGTCCGATTCGCGTTCCACGTCTGTGGGATCGCTTGCCATCGAGCGGTTCCTGCGGCCGGTCGCCTACCAGGACGTCCCACCCGCACTGCTGCCGTCGGCGATCGCCGACGGCAACCCCAATCAGCTGTGGCGCCGCATCGACGGCCGCCTCGTCCAAGACTGA
- a CDS encoding lysoplasmalogenase, whose protein sequence is MRVSGWKYPERKAFAVTTVLVAAAGAVRHRPVVAVVKPAALGMLAITVARGTRRRAPADNALLAATLIASAAGDYFMYREEFADGRGKDRHIQTGATMFGVAHLAYLGLFSRHGARPTRRRLLPRFAVMNEVAALLILNQPRLLPVLGTYGAALSVMAATAADPCLSSGTRSDPTRRLATGGILFMLSDAILMNRRYLLRGNLARAMSEATVLSTYFVAQMFLLDGVDSLARRRHAAGIVRPA, encoded by the coding sequence ATGCGGGTATCCGGCTGGAAGTATCCGGAGCGCAAGGCGTTTGCGGTGACCACCGTGTTGGTGGCGGCAGCGGGAGCTGTTCGCCACCGGCCGGTGGTCGCTGTCGTCAAGCCGGCAGCGCTGGGAATGTTGGCGATCACCGTTGCCCGCGGCACGAGGCGACGGGCACCGGCGGACAACGCACTGCTGGCCGCCACGCTCATCGCCTCGGCAGCCGGCGACTACTTCATGTATCGCGAAGAGTTTGCCGACGGTCGAGGCAAAGACCGGCACATACAGACCGGCGCAACCATGTTCGGCGTGGCACACCTGGCCTACCTGGGCCTGTTCAGCCGGCACGGTGCCCGACCGACACGTCGACGACTGCTCCCCCGGTTCGCGGTGATGAACGAGGTTGCCGCACTGCTGATCCTGAACCAGCCCAGGCTGCTGCCCGTGCTCGGTACCTACGGGGCCGCCTTGTCGGTGATGGCGGCCACGGCCGCAGACCCGTGCCTGTCGTCGGGCACACGAAGCGATCCCACCCGCCGACTGGCAACGGGTGGGATCCTGTTCATGCTGTCCGATGCAATTCTGATGAATCGCCGATATCTGTTGCGCGGCAACCTCGCACGCGCGATGAGCGAGGCAACCGTGCTGTCGACCTACTTCGTCGCGCAGATGTTCCTGCTCGACGGCGTCGACTCACTGGCCCGGCGGCGTCACGCCGCAGGCATCGTCAGACCGGCGTGA
- a CDS encoding lipase family protein, protein MKSVHTQALRRMGVSGLTVAALAATVAAAIGTGAAAAAPTATSGTVHANIGLPDDRWVTGAGSADRFTYWTTAAENRSEISSAAVYLPRGTAPEGGWPVIAWAHDTVGLADKCAPSWSGKTESAAHWNDITPWLRKGYAVVASDYAGLGVEGATPDLQGDIKARNIVDAVKAAHDITPDLSDEWIVNGNGSGATSALATARNAIAWQGPELDFRGAVTTSVPANLGELVLSAGPGFIPVPLPTDLTAEVLYAIAGIRGSYPELNLNSYLSTEGKALVDKALKVCSAELQRSVASTGLNELFTKPVASIPNIRPVVDAYLGVPDRGYDKPVFIGQGLLDTTVVLPYTLDFINRVQASGQNVTVRTYPSDGQGTAAAALPDASGFVERIFAG, encoded by the coding sequence ATGAAAAGTGTTCACACACAAGCACTGCGTCGGATGGGTGTCAGCGGTCTGACCGTTGCTGCCCTGGCCGCCACCGTGGCCGCCGCGATCGGGACCGGCGCCGCAGCCGCCGCGCCGACCGCCACCTCGGGCACCGTCCACGCCAACATCGGTCTGCCAGACGACCGCTGGGTCACCGGTGCCGGCAGCGCCGACCGCTTCACGTACTGGACCACCGCGGCCGAGAATCGCAGCGAGATCAGCAGTGCCGCGGTGTACCTGCCGAGAGGCACTGCGCCCGAAGGCGGCTGGCCGGTGATCGCATGGGCGCACGACACCGTCGGACTGGCCGACAAGTGCGCACCGTCCTGGTCGGGTAAGACCGAATCCGCCGCCCACTGGAACGACATCACCCCCTGGCTCCGCAAGGGCTACGCCGTGGTTGCCTCGGACTACGCCGGTCTCGGTGTCGAAGGGGCCACGCCGGACTTGCAGGGCGACATCAAGGCACGCAACATCGTCGACGCGGTCAAGGCCGCCCACGACATCACCCCGGACCTGTCCGACGAGTGGATCGTCAACGGGAACGGGAGCGGGGCGACCTCGGCGCTGGCGACTGCGCGCAACGCCATCGCGTGGCAGGGCCCAGAGCTCGACTTCCGGGGCGCGGTGACCACCAGCGTGCCGGCCAACCTGGGCGAACTGGTACTCAGCGCCGGACCCGGTTTCATCCCCGTGCCGCTGCCCACCGATCTCACCGCCGAGGTGCTCTATGCGATCGCCGGTATCCGCGGCTCGTACCCGGAGCTCAACTTGAACTCCTACCTCAGCACCGAGGGCAAGGCACTCGTGGACAAGGCCCTCAAGGTGTGTTCCGCCGAACTGCAGCGCTCGGTCGCCTCGACCGGACTGAACGAGTTGTTCACCAAGCCTGTCGCGTCGATCCCGAACATCAGGCCTGTCGTCGACGCCTACCTCGGTGTCCCCGATCGCGGTTACGACAAGCCGGTGTTCATCGGACAGGGGCTGCTCGACACCACGGTTGTGCTGCCGTACACACTCGACTTCATCAACAGGGTGCAGGCGTCGGGGCAGAACGTGACGGTCCGTACGTATCCGTCCGACGGTCAGGGCACGGCTGCGGCCGCATTGCCTGACGCCTCAGGGTTCGTCGAGAGAATCTTCGCGGGCTGA
- a CDS encoding universal stress protein — MSVVLSYVPSTEGRGALSFGFAEARMRGTDLMVIAEDDSGSSPEFESDLDAARQAAGAADVAFAIEPNDPALSHADNLIDASYRDDVELIVIGIRRRSPVGKLLTGSAMQRVLLDAQCPVAAVKPPVRSAV, encoded by the coding sequence ATGAGCGTTGTGCTGAGCTATGTGCCCTCTACAGAGGGGCGCGGTGCGTTGTCGTTCGGCTTCGCCGAGGCACGCATGCGCGGAACGGATCTGATGGTCATCGCCGAGGACGACAGCGGATCGTCTCCGGAGTTCGAATCGGATCTCGACGCGGCTCGCCAGGCCGCGGGGGCGGCCGATGTGGCTTTTGCGATCGAGCCAAACGACCCGGCTCTCTCGCACGCCGACAATCTCATCGACGCGTCGTATCGCGACGATGTCGAGCTCATCGTGATCGGTATCCGTCGACGTTCACCGGTTGGCAAGTTACTGACGGGCAGCGCCATGCAACGGGTTCTGCTCGACGCGCAGTGCCCGGTCGCGGCAGTCAAACCCCCGGTGCGCTCCGCTGTGTGA
- a CDS encoding PspC domain-containing protein, with the protein MDELVRVSEGRMLGGVCTGIARRYGWDVNAVRVAFVVSCLLPGPQLVVYLALWLVMPMQGKIAPAGGVTPV; encoded by the coding sequence ATGGACGAATTGGTTCGGGTTTCCGAGGGCAGGATGCTGGGAGGAGTCTGCACCGGCATCGCACGACGGTACGGCTGGGACGTGAATGCGGTGCGCGTGGCATTCGTGGTCTCGTGCCTGCTGCCGGGGCCGCAGCTGGTCGTTTACCTGGCTCTCTGGTTGGTGATGCCGATGCAGGGCAAGATCGCTCCCGCCGGCGGGGTCACGCCGGTCTGA
- a CDS encoding HhH-GPD-type base excision DNA repair protein, whose protein sequence is MTSLHITGDPSADELLSTDSFALLAGMLLDQQFPMERAFAGPAKVRERFGSLDPAAIAAAEPDSFADLCATPPAVHRYGRSMAARLQALATIVVEQYGGDTARIWNEAADGPDLVKRINELPGFGAQKAKIFTALLAKQCGVAPAGWQKAVGDYSKAGYRSVADVVDEESLQKVRSFKKEQKAKAKAG, encoded by the coding sequence ATGACCAGTCTGCACATCACGGGCGACCCGTCCGCCGACGAGTTGCTCAGTACCGATTCCTTCGCGTTGCTGGCCGGGATGTTGCTGGACCAGCAGTTCCCGATGGAGCGAGCATTTGCCGGGCCGGCCAAGGTCAGGGAACGGTTCGGAAGTCTCGACCCCGCCGCGATCGCCGCCGCCGAGCCCGACTCGTTTGCCGACCTGTGTGCCACCCCTCCGGCCGTCCACCGCTACGGCAGGTCGATGGCCGCGCGCCTGCAGGCCCTGGCCACCATCGTGGTGGAACAGTACGGCGGCGACACCGCACGGATCTGGAACGAGGCGGCAGACGGACCGGATCTGGTCAAACGCATCAACGAGCTGCCGGGTTTCGGTGCCCAGAAGGCCAAGATCTTCACCGCACTTCTCGCCAAGCAGTGCGGTGTCGCCCCTGCCGGTTGGCAGAAGGCGGTCGGCGACTACAGCAAGGCCGGATACCGCTCGGTGGCGGACGTGGTGGACGAGGAATCCCTGCAGAAGGTGCGATCATTCAAGAAGGAACAGAAGGCAAAGGCCAAAGCAGGGTGA
- a CDS encoding 5-dehydro-4-deoxyglucarate dehydratase — protein sequence MLDGVLFFPVTPFTPSGDVDYTLLAEHLDKGVAAGPGGVFIACGTGEFHALGLDEFSKIVATAVEVVAGRVPVFAGAGGSLVQAKEFARSAEAAGADGILLLPPYLVTMPPAGLVEYTRTVAAATDLPLIVYNRGSAVYNEAAAVEVAQLPTVIGFKDGTGDLDNVARIVMAVKDALAPSGKNFLFFNGLPTAEITQQAYRAIGVTLYSSATFAFAPEIALAFYNALESGDDQLAEALLRKFFHPLVRLRNQVPGYAVSMVKFGVTMEGLDAGPVRAPLVPLTQAHQQELIEITAAGRAVLEGALSPAVAV from the coding sequence ATGCTCGACGGAGTTCTGTTCTTTCCCGTCACCCCGTTCACCCCGTCCGGGGATGTGGACTACACCCTGCTCGCCGAGCACCTCGACAAGGGTGTCGCCGCGGGACCCGGTGGCGTCTTCATTGCCTGCGGTACAGGCGAATTCCACGCTCTCGGGCTCGACGAGTTCAGCAAGATCGTCGCAACGGCGGTCGAGGTCGTGGCCGGACGGGTGCCCGTCTTCGCCGGCGCCGGCGGATCGCTGGTCCAGGCAAAGGAATTCGCGCGTAGCGCCGAGGCCGCGGGCGCCGATGGCATCCTGCTGCTACCGCCGTACCTCGTGACGATGCCGCCCGCCGGGCTCGTGGAGTACACCCGCACCGTCGCTGCCGCCACCGACCTCCCGCTCATCGTCTACAACCGCGGTTCGGCCGTCTACAACGAGGCTGCCGCGGTCGAGGTGGCGCAGCTGCCCACCGTCATCGGGTTCAAAGACGGAACCGGCGACCTGGACAACGTCGCCCGTATCGTGATGGCCGTCAAGGACGCCCTGGCACCTTCGGGCAAGAACTTCCTGTTCTTCAACGGTCTGCCCACAGCCGAGATCACCCAGCAGGCCTACCGCGCCATCGGTGTCACCCTGTACTCCTCGGCAACCTTCGCGTTCGCCCCTGAGATCGCGCTGGCGTTCTACAACGCCCTGGAGTCCGGGGACGACCAACTCGCGGAAGCTTTGTTGCGCAAGTTCTTCCACCCGCTGGTCCGCCTACGCAACCAGGTCCCCGGTTACGCGGTGTCGATGGTGAAGTTCGGCGTCACGATGGAAGGTCTCGACGCCGGACCGGTTCGCGCACCGCTCGTGCCGCTGACACAGGCACACCAGCAGGAGCTCATCGAGATCACCGCTGCCGGCCGGGCCGTCCTCGAAGGCGCCCTGTCACCGGCCGTCGCGGTCTGA
- a CDS encoding sugar porter family MFS transporter — protein MSTGAASRSSRPVGGEAHVAKVIGVTVAAAVGGFLFGFDSSVVNGAVESIGTHFELNSFMKGFAVAIALLGCALGAWFAGRLADIWGRKKVMLLGSALFIASSIGTGLAWSVPDLLIWRVIGGLGIGIASVIAPAYIAEIAPARYRGALGSLQQLAITMGIFVALLSDALLADSAGSASSDLWFGIEAWRWMFMVGVIPAIVYGVLALLIPESPRYLVGSNLDEEAARILTEVTGEPNPLERVKEIRLTLKRESNVSIKDIRGPSFGLHPLVWVGIWIAVLQQFVGINAIFYYSTTLWQSVGFSESESFKTSVITAVVNVVMTFGAILFVDRIGRRKLLLIGSVGMAIGLILACAAFTQQQGSGDDITLPDNWGVVALIGANLFVVAFAATWGPVMWVMLGEMFPNRIRGVALGVCTGVNWLANFTISLLFPELNSRLGLAWIYGFFAFCAIVSYFYVHFKVPETKGMELEDMDTLGDVEAALKAEKAAAKEK, from the coding sequence ATGTCCACAGGTGCAGCCAGTAGATCCAGCCGGCCGGTCGGGGGTGAGGCACACGTAGCCAAGGTCATCGGTGTGACCGTCGCCGCAGCCGTCGGCGGATTCCTCTTCGGTTTCGACAGCTCGGTGGTCAACGGTGCTGTCGAATCCATCGGCACACATTTTGAGCTCAACTCGTTCATGAAGGGCTTCGCGGTCGCCATCGCACTCCTCGGGTGCGCGCTCGGTGCCTGGTTCGCCGGTCGGCTCGCGGACATCTGGGGCCGCAAGAAGGTGATGCTGCTCGGCTCCGCGTTGTTCATCGCCTCGTCCATCGGCACAGGATTGGCGTGGTCGGTTCCAGACCTGTTGATCTGGCGTGTGATCGGCGGCCTCGGCATCGGCATCGCCTCGGTGATCGCTCCGGCGTACATAGCCGAGATCGCCCCCGCCCGATACCGCGGTGCACTCGGATCCCTCCAGCAGCTGGCCATCACCATGGGCATCTTCGTCGCACTGCTGTCGGATGCGCTGCTCGCCGACAGCGCCGGTAGCGCATCGAGCGATCTGTGGTTCGGTATCGAGGCGTGGCGCTGGATGTTCATGGTCGGCGTCATCCCCGCCATCGTCTACGGCGTTCTGGCCCTACTGATTCCGGAATCACCCCGGTACCTGGTGGGGAGCAACCTCGACGAGGAAGCCGCCCGCATCCTCACCGAAGTGACCGGTGAGCCGAACCCACTCGAACGCGTCAAAGAGATCCGGCTGACGCTCAAACGCGAATCCAACGTGTCGATCAAGGACATCCGCGGGCCTTCGTTCGGTCTGCATCCCCTTGTCTGGGTCGGTATCTGGATCGCGGTGCTGCAGCAGTTCGTCGGCATCAACGCGATCTTCTACTACTCCACCACGCTCTGGCAGTCCGTCGGATTCAGTGAGAGCGAGTCGTTCAAGACGTCGGTGATCACCGCCGTTGTCAACGTCGTGATGACCTTCGGGGCAATCCTGTTCGTCGACCGCATCGGCCGCCGCAAGCTCCTGCTGATCGGTTCGGTCGGTATGGCCATCGGGCTCATATTGGCGTGCGCGGCTTTCACCCAGCAGCAGGGCTCGGGCGACGACATCACCCTCCCCGACAACTGGGGCGTGGTCGCGCTGATCGGTGCCAACCTGTTCGTGGTCGCGTTCGCTGCCACATGGGGCCCGGTCATGTGGGTGATGCTGGGGGAGATGTTCCCCAACCGGATCCGCGGTGTGGCGCTCGGTGTGTGCACCGGTGTGAACTGGCTCGCGAACTTCACCATCTCGCTGCTCTTCCCGGAACTGAACTCGCGTCTGGGTCTGGCGTGGATTTACGGGTTCTTCGCGTTCTGCGCGATCGTGTCGTACTTCTACGTGCACTTCAAGGTTCCCGAGACCAAGGGTATGGAACTCGAGGACATGGACACTCTCGGCGACGTCGAGGCCGCACTCAAGGCCGAAAAAGCCGCGGCCAAAGAGAAATAG
- a CDS encoding glucarate dehydratase family protein translates to MPTGPIRITGARITPVAFADPPLLNTVGVHQPFALRAIIQLDTDAGIVGLGETYADTAHLARLEASAKAITGHDVFALNALRTTIDATLGTLSVSGGDGVAGMITTASTTDRVLSPFEVACLDIQGKALDRPVSDLLGGAVRTEVPFSAYLFYKWAGHPGTDPDEWGAALDPEGLVRQAQRMIGTYGFKAIKLKGGVFPPEQEIAAMKALRSAFPDLPLRLDPNAAWTVETSIEVASELAGVVEYLEDPTPGLQGMAEVAAEAKMPLATNMCVVAFDQLEPSVRQNSVSVVLSDHHYWGGLQRSRLLAGICETFGLGLSMHSNSHLGISLAAMVHLAAATPNLSYACDTHWPWKTEDVVRAGALSIVDGAVPVPTGPGLGVEIDDDALATLHRQYLECGIRDRDDTGYMKTIDPSFENTCPRW, encoded by the coding sequence ATGCCCACTGGACCGATCCGGATCACCGGCGCCCGCATCACCCCGGTCGCTTTCGCCGATCCGCCGCTGCTGAACACCGTCGGCGTCCACCAGCCCTTCGCACTGCGGGCGATCATCCAGCTCGACACCGACGCCGGAATCGTCGGACTGGGCGAAACCTACGCCGACACCGCGCATCTGGCTCGGCTCGAGGCGTCCGCGAAGGCGATCACCGGACACGATGTGTTCGCGCTCAACGCACTGCGAACAACCATCGATGCCACCCTGGGCACGCTGTCTGTCAGCGGCGGGGACGGTGTGGCCGGCATGATCACCACCGCCAGCACCACCGACCGGGTGCTGTCACCCTTCGAGGTCGCGTGCCTCGACATCCAGGGCAAGGCCCTGGATCGGCCGGTGTCGGACCTCCTCGGCGGCGCCGTACGCACCGAGGTGCCGTTCAGTGCATACCTGTTCTACAAGTGGGCCGGCCATCCCGGAACCGACCCCGACGAGTGGGGCGCGGCGCTCGACCCGGAGGGTCTCGTCCGGCAGGCGCAGCGGATGATCGGCACGTACGGATTCAAGGCGATCAAGCTCAAGGGCGGCGTGTTTCCTCCCGAGCAGGAGATCGCGGCCATGAAGGCCCTGCGGTCGGCATTCCCCGACCTGCCGCTGCGGCTGGACCCCAACGCGGCGTGGACGGTCGAGACCTCGATCGAGGTGGCATCCGAACTCGCCGGCGTCGTCGAGTACCTCGAAGACCCGACACCGGGCCTGCAGGGCATGGCCGAAGTGGCGGCGGAAGCGAAAATGCCTCTGGCGACCAACATGTGCGTGGTCGCCTTCGACCAGCTCGAACCGTCGGTCCGGCAGAACTCGGTGTCCGTGGTTCTCTCCGACCACCACTATTGGGGTGGCCTGCAACGGTCGCGGTTGCTCGCCGGGATCTGTGAGACCTTCGGGCTGGGCCTTTCCATGCATTCCAACTCGCACCTGGGAATCAGCCTCGCTGCCATGGTCCACCTGGCCGCCGCCACGCCCAATCTGTCCTACGCCTGTGACACTCACTGGCCGTGGAAGACCGAGGACGTCGTACGAGCAGGAGCGTTGTCCATCGTCGATGGCGCAGTACCGGTTCCGACGGGACCCGGCCTGGGTGTCGAGATCGACGACGATGCCCTCGCGACTCTGCACCGGCAATATCTCGAATGCGGCATCCGGGACCGCGACGACACCGGATACATGAAAACCATCGACCCGTCGTTCGAGAACACCTGCCCGCGCTGGTGA
- a CDS encoding LysR substrate-binding domain-containing protein, producing MFSLARLTCFIAVAEELHFGRAAERLHMTQPPLSRQIQQLENELGVQLVDRTSRSVTLTAAGSAFLPDARRIVRLSESAVLTVRRVPAGDLGTVIIGFTGASAHAVLPRLLATAREVLPDVKLVLREMVSSAQIESLSGGELDLGLVRPIMTRPGISSRPIHHERLIAALPADHDLIDAEHLTIEDFDNRPVVMYSPVDARYFHELLISTFTIVGATPRYVQYVTQVHTMLVLVRSGLGMALVPESAATMHPEGVVFKEVTAVRDRPVQMNAAWRPDNPNPALARIMEDVLPQREWI from the coding sequence ATGTTCTCGCTGGCTCGCCTCACCTGCTTCATCGCTGTCGCCGAAGAACTCCATTTCGGCCGAGCTGCCGAACGTCTTCACATGACCCAGCCGCCACTGAGCAGGCAGATCCAGCAACTGGAGAACGAACTCGGGGTGCAACTCGTCGACCGGACCAGTCGTTCGGTCACGCTGACCGCCGCCGGCTCGGCCTTTCTGCCCGACGCCCGCCGCATCGTGCGGCTGTCCGAGAGCGCAGTACTGACCGTGCGCCGGGTGCCTGCCGGCGATCTCGGCACCGTCATCATCGGATTCACGGGCGCTTCTGCTCATGCGGTACTGCCCCGGTTGCTCGCCACCGCCCGCGAGGTACTACCCGACGTCAAACTCGTTCTGCGCGAGATGGTCTCTTCCGCCCAGATCGAGTCACTGTCCGGCGGAGAGCTCGACCTGGGGCTCGTGCGCCCCATCATGACCCGTCCGGGTATCAGCAGCCGGCCGATCCATCACGAGCGGCTGATCGCCGCCTTGCCCGCGGATCACGATCTCATCGATGCCGAGCATCTCACCATCGAGGACTTCGACAATCGTCCCGTGGTGATGTACTCCCCCGTCGACGCCCGCTATTTCCACGAGTTGCTGATCAGCACGTTCACCATCGTCGGCGCGACACCACGGTACGTCCAGTACGTCACCCAGGTGCACACCATGCTGGTGCTGGTCAGATCCGGTCTCGGAATGGCGCTTGTGCCCGAATCAGCCGCCACAATGCATCCTGAGGGCGTCGTCTTCAAAGAGGTGACAGCGGTTCGAGACCGCCCGGTTCAGATGAATGCCGCGTGGCGCCCGGACAATCCGAATCCGGCTCTGGCACGGATCATGGAAGACGTTCTACCGCAACGCGAATGGATATGA